A genome region from Colwellia sp. Arc7-D includes the following:
- the ahpF gene encoding alkyl hydroperoxide reductase subunit F: MLDTNLKQQLTTYLQNLTSAVELSVFLGDDVKSKELNALVAEIAQMSALVTVVEADASNERVPSMLVKSVKTGGEMRFAGVPMGHEFTSLVLALLHSGGHPIKLDKAVIEQVAALEGNYSFETYISLSCQNCPDVVQALNMMAAINPQIQHVMVDGALFQEEVYKRDILSVPAVYLNGKAFGQGRMTVTEILNKVDTNAGARQAKTINNKAAFDLLVIGGGPAGAASAIYSARKGIRTGIVADKFGGQVQDTMAIENFISVSATEGPKLVASLEAHVNDYDVDIMNNQRVKNIIESDVEGGLITVELENGATLQTRSTIIATGARWREMNVTGEQEYRGKGVAYCPHCDGPLFKGKSVAVIGGGNSGIEAAIDLAGLVEHVTVLEFDSKLRADAILQNKARSMSNIDIIVNAQTTEVLGNGKHVTGLNYLNRATNVQETIELAGIFVQIGLVPNSQFLKGSVDLTERGEVIINQKGETNLAGVYAAGDVTNTPFKQIIIAMGSGATAALGAFDYLIRTPNPLEDKGINDVAA, from the coding sequence ATGTTAGATACAAACTTAAAGCAACAACTAACAACCTATTTGCAAAATTTAACATCGGCTGTTGAATTGTCAGTATTTTTAGGTGACGACGTAAAATCAAAAGAATTAAATGCCTTGGTGGCAGAAATTGCACAAATGTCAGCATTAGTAACGGTTGTTGAAGCTGATGCAAGTAACGAACGCGTGCCATCAATGTTAGTAAAGTCAGTTAAAACAGGTGGCGAAATGCGTTTTGCCGGAGTACCTATGGGGCATGAATTCACTTCATTAGTACTAGCCTTGTTGCACAGCGGCGGCCATCCAATAAAACTTGATAAAGCGGTTATTGAGCAAGTGGCAGCACTGGAAGGCAACTATAGCTTTGAAACCTACATCTCTTTAAGCTGTCAAAATTGTCCTGATGTAGTGCAAGCTTTGAATATGATGGCAGCAATTAATCCACAAATTCAACATGTGATGGTGGATGGCGCTTTATTCCAAGAAGAAGTGTACAAACGCGATATTTTATCGGTTCCTGCCGTATATCTAAATGGTAAAGCGTTTGGGCAAGGCCGTATGACAGTAACCGAAATTTTAAATAAAGTAGATACCAATGCGGGTGCGAGACAGGCAAAAACCATAAACAATAAAGCCGCTTTTGACTTATTAGTGATTGGTGGCGGACCTGCAGGCGCAGCATCAGCGATATATAGTGCACGTAAAGGTATTCGCACGGGTATAGTTGCCGATAAATTTGGTGGCCAAGTGCAAGATACTATGGCAATTGAGAACTTTATCTCAGTCAGTGCGACTGAAGGTCCAAAGTTAGTCGCGAGTTTAGAGGCGCATGTTAACGACTACGATGTTGATATTATGAATAATCAGCGAGTAAAAAACATTATCGAAAGCGATGTTGAAGGTGGTCTAATTACTGTGGAACTAGAAAATGGTGCCACCTTACAAACACGTTCTACCATAATTGCCACAGGGGCAAGATGGAGAGAAATGAACGTAACTGGCGAGCAGGAATATCGTGGTAAAGGCGTGGCTTATTGTCCTCATTGTGATGGTCCTTTGTTCAAAGGTAAATCAGTTGCGGTGATCGGCGGCGGAAATTCAGGTATAGAGGCGGCAATTGATCTAGCCGGACTTGTTGAACACGTAACGGTATTAGAGTTTGATAGTAAATTACGTGCTGATGCAATATTGCAAAATAAAGCACGTTCGATGTCGAATATTGACATCATTGTTAATGCTCAAACCACGGAAGTATTAGGTAATGGCAAGCATGTTACTGGGCTAAACTACCTTAATCGTGCCACCAATGTGCAAGAAACCATAGAACTTGCCGGTATATTTGTTCAAATTGGTTTGGTACCTAATTCTCAATTTTTAAAAGGTAGCGTTGATTTAACCGAGCGTGGTGAAGTTATTATTAATCAAAAGGGTGAAACTAATCTCGCAGGTGTTTATGCCGCTGGAGATGTAACTAACACACCTTTTAAACAAATTATTATTGCCATGGGAAGTGGCGCAACAGCTGCGTTAGGTGCATTTGATTACTTAATAAGAACACCAAATCCACTTGAAGATAAAGGTATTAACGACGTTGCCGCATAG
- the oxyR gene encoding DNA-binding transcriptional regulator OxyR, with translation MIKIRDLEYLTAIAQYKHFGHAADACFVSQPTLSGQIQKLEQRLKLTLIERQPRNVMLTPAGEKLVQQAQQVLNAANNFEEAAKALLDPLSGDLHIGLIPTLAPYILPHIMPALNSNLTKINFYLHENRTQDLLQQLETGKLDILILPWLPEMARFERYDLFTEPLVMTTSASHPLANRSTVTFDDLHNQKILTLEDGHCLRDQAMGYCFSAGAEEDHSFRATSLETLRYMVASNMGITLMPQLATMNYAPQKHIHYIPFQHPQPMREIVLLCRTGYARMESVRAVVSHIRFAVKGLLD, from the coding sequence ATGATAAAAATACGAGATCTCGAATACTTAACAGCTATCGCGCAATACAAGCACTTTGGACATGCAGCAGATGCTTGCTTTGTAAGCCAGCCTACCTTAAGTGGGCAAATTCAGAAGTTAGAACAACGACTTAAGTTAACGCTAATTGAGCGACAACCTCGTAACGTAATGCTAACGCCGGCAGGCGAGAAACTCGTTCAACAAGCCCAGCAAGTACTAAACGCAGCAAATAACTTTGAAGAAGCGGCTAAAGCTTTATTAGATCCCCTTTCGGGTGATTTGCACATAGGTTTAATCCCCACGCTAGCACCTTATATACTGCCGCATATTATGCCAGCGCTGAACAGTAACCTAACAAAAATAAACTTCTATCTTCATGAAAATAGAACGCAAGATTTATTACAACAGTTGGAAACAGGCAAGCTCGATATTTTAATTTTGCCTTGGCTACCAGAAATGGCACGTTTTGAACGATATGATTTATTTACCGAGCCTTTAGTCATGACAACGTCTGCATCACATCCTCTGGCTAATAGATCTACCGTAACGTTTGATGATTTACACAATCAAAAAATTCTTACTTTAGAAGATGGGCATTGTTTAAGAGACCAAGCTATGGGTTATTGTTTTAGTGCTGGGGCTGAAGAAGATCATAGTTTTCGAGCTACTAGCCTTGAAACTTTGCGTTACATGGTGGCAAGTAATATGGGAATTACATTAATGCCGCAGCTAGCGACTATGAATTATGCACCACAAAAACATATACATTATATTCCGTTTCAACATCCACAACCTATGCGCGAAATTGTCTTACTTTGCCGAACTGGCTACGCAAGAATGGAGAGTGTTAGAGCCGTTGTTAGTCATATTCGCTTTGCCGTAAAGGGCTTATTGGATTAA
- a CDS encoding cupin domain-containing protein — protein sequence MLSKVINFKDKFTKFSDHWSPRVIAEMNDYQFKLVKVEGEFVWHNHPDTDEVFIVIEGELNIELPDGVVTLSSGELFVIPKGIEHKPVANKECKIMIIEPKGVVNTGDETTNLTAQNNLWV from the coding sequence ATGCTATCTAAAGTCATTAATTTTAAAGATAAGTTTACTAAATTTTCCGACCATTGGTCCCCTCGTGTAATCGCTGAAATGAATGATTACCAATTTAAATTAGTTAAAGTTGAAGGTGAGTTTGTTTGGCATAACCACCCTGATACTGATGAGGTTTTTATTGTGATTGAAGGTGAACTTAATATCGAATTACCAGATGGTGTTGTCACCCTATCCTCGGGCGAATTATTTGTAATACCTAAAGGTATTGAACATAAGCCCGTTGCTAATAAAGAATGTAAAATTATGATAATAGAGCCCAAAGGTGTCGTTAATACGGGTGATGAAACCACTAACCTCACCGCTCAAAATAACCTATGGGTATAA